The Apium graveolens cultivar Ventura chromosome 3, ASM990537v1, whole genome shotgun sequence sequence gaaaagcagcaggcccaaTTGGATAAGGTcttgcagaatcaagcttctcaacaaacacagctcaatgaaatctaatcttcagtggaactacttctttctctactcttatcagatgatgccaaaagggggagaaggtagttaagtcaaAATGCTCAACTATCCAAacactgaagaagaaggatgataaagaagatgaccaggaaaaccctagcaaaggtcaaggtcaaggcaagcaaagcagcaaagtttcttcacagaaactaatttctgattctagcaaatcttctacacagaagaattcaagttctaaagctgtgaatgctcaagttctgaaagcaagttttgataatcaaagtctgatatcaagttctgatattctgattcaaactgaaagtcaagactctcagaagtttttaaaaactctgaagcttaagggaagggagactactgtctactataaagatcccaagattcagacacttgatgaagaaattgctaaaagattgtttctcaaggataatcctggaatggatttagagactctaaaggaggaagaagctagatttgcagctgagaagacaaatcttaaatataaagcttctaatgcaaagaaacctccaaggcctaaggaaaaaggcattttgatcaagGAAATGACAACTTCTGAGGCTttaaagcccaagacaagatcacaagttgagattgatctcaaagcaaaagggaaagaaaaggttgatgaaccaacaaagattcAGAAGAAGAAAATTCCTTCGGTTCTAATAGATCCTGCCTATCaagctacaatgcatgatgatgatactCTGATAAAAGAGGAAGTTGGATCTTTGAAGAGAAGGAAGAAACTGAAAGAAACAGATTTAACTACTGATAATGCTCAAACTACTCAAACTCTAGAAGCTCAGAGTTTATCAAATTCTGAGAAGCTATATGCTTAAGAAGATAatgaaacaacaaattctgatcaagacatcaacctctgacagagctcaagttaattTGGGTAAGATGACAATTATTGATAAGAAGAAGATgctatggaacaaagctactccagtggaacctaagtCCAATCTAATGATTAATCAATTTGCAACGCTTGGATtaagagccaagcaacctagagaaaGAGCTGGATTAgattctgatgaagaaaagatacaaacaggagtagaagttactctcagagatcctttcatgttgacagacaaaccatatgaacaaatcaaacaaaagcaccttgacaaagtgatGTCTGCTCAAATTATGACGGATGCTCATAATAAAGATGATATAAAAGAGAAATTGaccttatttctcaatgatggcagaaattacagactagctgatactgatgtactaaagaagtttgtcaaagagcttcaacatattcactaccttctggaagtaaaatctgatgttacaagaagatggtcagaatatattttgaaggctataagagatcttctcagaatctctggtacaaaggcttTTTAGTATATTCCAAAAAtaactgaagatgatggaagataaattcctatgaggaagaactctgctaaggtggaagttattccTGAAAGGAAAATGTTTATgttacaatgaagactcttcacatcctagagttatcagacttggagatggtcttgaaagaacatcaattcaagatctcagaacaaccatttatcagattggtgacaATGAAGAcgaagaactgatgcaagtcaaagtacaattagttgaagttctgagaaaagctgaagacaagctggtaaaagactttacaaggaatcactttggattcagattgatccagtgatattggtaaagctacatatactataagttatagttagttgtctaaataaactctcattgcatttgtacttaaatgtttttgacatcatcaaatctattaacttgtatatttttcataatttacaagttgggggagatttttagatatatttgtgatgtcatgactaatctAATGTGTTTAGTTTCAATCTTAATATTAATACTTATCAGGActactggaaatcagaacttactgaagtcagaacttatatcagaacttaaggccgtcaggatttatatcaggacttaagtgcaggaagactttagataaggaatgcagctgatttacaggagatgatctgTACTAAAACAATGGGAGATATATTTTAGAGTTGTACAGATATAGGACTACAGaagataatatatgattgatatattttaggagacagaattatattccatatcaattagaagatatcttgtaaccgtgtactatataaacacagcttagggtttacactataggtgttatcattcacgagaaagattattcattgtaacctagcagctcttagtgatattgttcatcattgagagagtagcttaacctactttgtaacagagtttattgtattgaataaacttgattactgttacatactttgtgttctaaatcgagttgattgtataaacactatattcaacccccttctatagtgttgtgtgacctaacatggcTCCCCTAAAATCACCACACCCACTTTATCTACACCCTCCCACACACAATCTCAGCTTTTCTCCTCcgtttttaaattgatttttcccgtcaaacggtaagttttttttaaatccaacttcactatatttttctgcatctctcaacgatcgatttgcatatcatataagttatatttcgaagttatttttttataataaaatatattttcaaaaatatacttgttatcatataaattaataaataagcatatttattttaaaaatactattttttaatattttaattaaaatatctTTTTTTAATACTTAATTGTCATGCATTAAAGCACATTACTCGAAAACCCAATTATGATGAAGAAAAGTATGTCTGGGTGTAAAAGAAGTTTCAAGATCCCCTGTAGCTGTTTCCTTATGTTCTAGCTTTAACACATCTTTTGATCCtttgttttattttcattctATGGTATTCTTCTGGGTGAAAAATATTGATGTACCTCTCCACCTAGATAGCTCTTCAACCAAAGATCAGAGATCATTTGAAATATAATGAACATTTTTTATCAGCAAAAAACATTTTTTATTATCATTAGACtaataatttgtatttaattttTGAATGTAAACTTatcaataaatttaaatttaaatatattaatgttctgaatttatttatttttgtaaattattaATTGTTTTATAATAAGTGGTTAAACCGCAAACCGATTCGCAATAATCGCAACCACAATTAACGCGGTTAACCGCAACCGCATTTGGTTCAACTTTTACCCCAAAACCGATCTAATCCGAATCACGTACACTCCTACCTAGACCTGGCAAAATGGGTCTGGATCAGAAGAATTGAACCGAAATTCATAAAACTGAGATCCGATCCGAGATCCGAATCATATAATCCGATAATTATCCGAAAACCGATTTAAACCGATCCGTAAAATACCCGAACCGAAAATTTAATCGAAAATGATCCGAAATACAAGATCCGATTATAACTTGGAACCAATTAAAACTGAATAATATATTACCCGAACCGAATATGACCCAAAATAAGCAAAATTTATACTTAAACAATTTTATGTTTATGATAACATACTTTTTTTATCATATTCTTTTGTAATagtacattatattatattaaaaatactaaattaaataaaaatatattttttaaatctcaaaaattgaaaaaataaataagttagGATCCCAAAATATCCGAACCGAATTTAATCCGAACAGGATTTTGTCCGATCTTAATCCAAATTTTATCCTATTTTAACCTGAATTAGACCTGAACCGAATCACATCCGATCCAATCTGATCCGAATGATtttcaaatatatcataatcCGAAAGTAGATCCGATCTGAAACCGAACCAGTATCCGAATTTCCAGGTCTACTCCTACCCCATATGCGTGTGTGCAATGAGTAATACGATAGTTTATTTGGCATAAACATGTATTGTGATTATTAATCTAAGTTGTAAATATACGATGATGAAATtgtaataaatatatattattaataataaatgagttagaataattaatttataatattaaatttgatatttattaataatattaataataggTAATTCAGTAATTTCAAATGAATAAACTGTCTTAACCAACTCCCtatttgctctattatatatattagtATATAACATGTTCGCATGATcgtttttatcattatatatcacatattataattttaataatatgttGCTTGTAGGATTTGATCttatatcacttgaataataatttttaaaataatatctaACGATTTTTATCAATTTGATTTGACGGCTCGAATGATAAGGACCTACAACCAATTTTTAATAACtcgtttttaatataataatatagatagataACAGATAAAATACATGCTGAACAAAGACCTGAAACACTTTTCCCGAAACGATATTGGCCcgtaaaatattaatattatgcAAAATGCAAAATATTGGACTTAACTTCGCCAAATTGACCTCCCGCCTAAAAAGACGAAAAGTCCTGTATAACtttttaattgaaatttaaatttaaataaaatctTGCATTTTTACCGATAttttattttatgatatatatttataCCGCATCGTAGCCAAACCCCCCTCCCTCGCTCTCGCTGTATCGCAACGTAACCCTAGCTTATATTCGTCACTAATTAGGTCAATTCTCTTcgattttttcttatttttttcttCTAATCGATTACTTTTTGCTAATTAGTTGATTTACACACAGGTTTTGCAATGAAAGGAGGTAGATCTAAAGCTGGATCCAAAGACGAGAggttaattttattttatttgatttttttggtattttatttgattttttgtgtttatatagcTGAGCTTTTGAATTGTATGTATGTtaattatgtgtttatgtgtgtTTTGTGATGAATAGTGTTTGATTGAGTTGATTGTGATGTTAATCAGGCTTTCTGTGAAACAAAGCAAGGGCAAAAAGGTCAAGGACCCTAACAAGCCTAAGCGTGCTCCCAGCGCTTTCTTCGTTTTCATGTATGTTTGTAATTATTCGGTTATTATCGGTTTCGTATCGTATGCGCTGTTTTGAAGTGTTTATTTATGTATtttatatgtatatgtgtgtgtgggGGTTTAATTTTTGTAGGGAGGGGTTTAGGAAGCAGTTTAAGGAGGAAAACCCTAATGTCAAGGGAGTTGCTGCGGTGAGTTGTCGTTTTGTACTCGTAAAAGTTTGTTATGATTTTTTGGTTTTATTTTGTATGTGAAATTGATTAGATTAATTGGTTGGTTTGTAGATGGGGAAAGCTGGTGGGGACAGATGGAGGTCAATGAGTGATGATGTAAGTAATTTTGTAATTGAATGAAAGTTGTTATGTCTTTATTTTGCATTTTAGTTGGATAGGAATGCGTGTATGTTAATATATGTTGTGTTTTGTTGATTGGGAATTTTGAATATATAGGAAAAGGCTCCGTTTGTTCGTACTGCTGAGCAAAGGAAGAAGGAGTATGAGAAGAAAATGAGAGCGTATGAGAGTAAGCAGGTACGTTTTTATTGTGTCTTTGTGTTTAGTTGGTTATTGTATTGTGTACTGTGTCGTGGAAATAATTGGAATGTGAATGTGTAGAGTGGAGGGAATGAAGAAGAGGAATCCGACAAGTCCAAGTCTGAGGTTAATGATGAGGAAGACGAAGAGGGCAGTGAAGAGGTGTGTTTGAATTTAAGTTAAATGGTGTTCAGTTGCATATGTTAGTAAGTGTCACTGTTACTGATATCATCTTGTTCGTCTTTTGCAGGAGGAAGATGACGATTGAGTTAACATGGATTCTGGGATGAAAGATGGCATGTTCTAGGTCACTGCCATATGCTATGTTAATTACGTTTTCTAGATATTTCAGTACTGATACAATTTGACCATCCACTTTGTAGTGGCAATGTTGCGCCTCTTATCGTTCTGTTTGGTCCTTTGACTAGACTTGTAGTGTGAACAAAATGCTGTTTTAGTTGCATGTATGTTTCTTATATCTATCATAGCGCAATGATCGTGTTACTGCAGTTGTTTTTAGTTAGCTTTTGAATGATTGCTAATATTTTTTCAGTCATGTGCTGCATTTGCTGTTTGATTGATTGGATGTTTGTCAACTTCCTTAAACGCAAATTTCATGTTTGGACTTTGGAGACCTTGGATATGCCAAAACAACAGGTCAATGTATTATCAACAGGGATTCCTTTTAGGCCAAAAGCAAGTATTCATTTTGTGATGATTGGAATCTTTTTATTCCCTTGGTCAATGCAGCACATTCCTTATTTTTGACCTTGGTGAGATATATCTGGGGGTGCAGACAATAATATTCAGGACTTCTACAAATTGTATGAAGTATTGTTTTTATCAGTACTGATAGGGTGGTATGTTAAATTTTTTTAGCAGTGCTCATGTTAATATTACAAAAGCCAGCTCTGTAGGTTGAGTTCTCAGCTATTGTAATTTGTATACAAGTTTCAAACCCAGTTAAAAGGATACTAGAAAAGACAGTGTCTAGTGGGGGATCATTTTGAAAAATGTAACAACCTGTGTGTCCGTAGATACTGTTATCAGTCGGGTGTAGCGATGTCTTGCGATGTCTTGTTTTTCCCTCTTGCTAGCTTTATAGAGTGATATTTTCATTCTGTGATCGGTTTAAAACACAGCACTGTGAATTGGTGCACTGACTTTTATATCCATtttgtatatttataaatatactatgTTTTATCTTAATTCATTTACATTTGTTACTAGTGCAGGAGCATCTTCAAGAAACTTCTCATCTCTActctaaatataatatataatattggTTTCTACTAAGTTAATGTGTTATTTTTCAACCATACTCTTTATATGAattcttaattaattttttattattaaataaaagtTGAATTTAGAGGACAAAAGATAGTGGAGAGAGAAAGAGATTGTTTTCAagaatatataatataatattatttaagaGTGGGAAAAAAACTCTTAAAAGTGAGTAGATTAAAAGTGAGTAGAGAGAAGAGACTCTTGAGTTTGAAAATGGAGAGAAGagaaaagaaaattttaaaattttccttTGCTCCCAAGTTTTTTGGCGAAAGAAGAGAAGTGATAAGGAGAGAAAATTACCTATAATTTCCCCCCAAAACTTTCTTCCCAAAAATGGGAACATTTGGAAAGTTTCTCTCACATTATCTTCTTTTTCATGGTCACTTTCTCTCCTTTTTATAAAAACTCGGGAGCACACGACtgatttattttcttctattatttctcttctcttctcttctcctCCCATCTCTTCTCTCCTAAAAAATCTCTGGAGCACAGCGTTAGAGCAACTCGAAGAGCCACCCTATCAATACTCTTAAGTTAAATTATCTCTTCTCTTCTCTCCTAAAAAATCTCTGGAGCACAGCGTTAGAGCAACTCGAAGAGCCACCCTATCAATACTCTTAAGTTAAATTATCTCTTCTCTTCTCTCCTAAAAAATCTCTGGAGCACAGCGTTAGAGCAACTCGAAGAGCCACCCTATCAATATTCTTAAGTTAAATTTTAGTGAAATTGACAAAAAAATCAACTCCAGTAACCTCCTAGTCCCTCTCCATAATCTTAAGAGCTTTAAAATCTTCCTCTCTATTGAGGAGCATGTAATGACTCTTAAACTAATTTTATATTAGTATTTATGTTTCCACTGAAGTCTGCCCAGTCCCTCCCTTTTGTTGCTGATGATTTaagattaaaaaaaaaattagagaCATTACAGAGGACGGTTGAGTAATTCATTTACATCATAAATGACTTAAAGAggttatataataataattttaatgaGAAACTTGTCAAACAACTCTTGGAGTTGTTCTTAGTGAATTTAAGAGTCATTAATAATGTGCTTAATATTAATATAGTAATATGATATTTCAATGATTATCTGGGCTATAATGGGCTCAATATTAATATAGTGATTTTTGAAAAGAAATTGTGTTCCAAATGAAATTTAATGGCATCAACATCAGAAGACAACGTGGTgatgttttttttttgtttctgaTTTTAATGtcaataattttttattaatttatcgagattAAATGTAAATTGTCGCTATTATGTTAGAATATAATATGTaccaaaaatattaatttataataaattattaatttattaaaattttgttGTATATGTATTTATTTTTCCATCCTCATTTTTATTACAAGGAAAATTAAAAAAAGCAAAGTTGATAGCAATGACCAATATGACAGCTTAATATGACAGCTTGAGATGTACAAAAAAGTCAAATTCGAACAAATTGATGAAAGAAGAGGCctgaattttttttattcaaCCCGATATTAATATCTAAAAATTTAGATTTAagtataaatatttaaattcGAGTTCAAACCAATATTaaaagtattttaattttaattaaaattaaactgGAGAGTCATACTCCAACAATAAATATTTATCATCTACCCGTTTTCTAGCCAAAAAATAAAAAGGTGCAAGTTCGAGTATCCATTAACATCCAATGATATGACTTACCAAGTAAAAGAAGTCAGTTAACCACAATTTACATAactatttaatattaaaatattaattacttatcaaaattaattatgtaaactataattatatatcaataaactaaataaatatattttaattatcttGAAATTTGTAGTTGTAAATTAATTACGAATAAAAGTTAACGAAAAACAAGGCCTTAATTGGAAAATATATACTTGGACAATATAGTGACGTAATATCCGATAAAATCAAATGATCAAGACTTTACgataataaaaaaattagggGTAAATaggaaattaaagaaaaaaatagaagaaaattGTCGTGCTCTCTAATTCTAAATCCAATCCTTTTTGGTCTGGATCTAAACCCATCGATCATATTCGATTTCCACGATTCATTTGATATCCGTGTGTAAAATTAATCACACACAGTCGAAAATGCAAAATCAAGGAGGAGCAAATGTAGACTTGTTCGATGCTTACTTCAGGAGAGCTGATTTGGATCAGGACGGGCGAATTAGTGGCGCTGAGGCTGTTTCTTTCTTCCAAGCTTCCAATTTATCTAAGCAAGTCCTCGCTCAGGTTGTTTTCTCGTTTCGATTGTTTCGATTTTCGATATTTTATGTGTGGTTATTTGAATTAGATTATTTGTATTAACTGTATTCCTGATTGTTGTACTGCCAATTCTGATTGTAATTAGTCAACACTAACTGGAATTTATGAAAATGAACAAAAAGTGGGGATGCTGAATTGTTGTTTAATGCGGTAGGGTTTAGCTTGCACAAACTTATGGAATCACGACTTTTGTTTCTAGAATAGGTAGACTTAAGGGATTTAATGATCCTGATGACCAAAACTCGTTGTGATCCACACGGTCTACATTTTAAGCATGCACTTGTTTGGATCAAGAGGGAAATATCGTGCTTGTTTGGCTTGGAGTTTGCTTTGAAAACTAAGCACAAGACGGTCTTTTTGTTCAACTTTTGTTAATTCTCATGTACGAGGTGTATTACATAAACACTATAACATAAGAAATCAACGCAAAGTGTTTATGATATATACATGTAGGCTCGAACGAGGATGTGATTTTTTCTTCTGCTACAAGTTACAATGAAAAGAGAAATGGTGAAGTTATATCTTCTATATGCATTTGTACTTTAAAATTATGGGTCAGACCATTATTTGTTTTTGTTGGGCTCATTTCCTTGGCGTgcatttcaaaaaaaaataatattagttTTTAAAAGCCCTCCTCTTTCCGTCCGCTCTTCCCGAAGCATTTTTCGGGAAGTGCCACGATGTACTtcatatttgaatcttcaagatcatattcctcGCCAAATTTGAATCGGACTGAATAAAAccaaatgtttggaaaccaaacCCAGATCGCCGAATTTTTATTCGGTTTAGGTTTAAACTGAAATTCCAAAATTATGTACCAAttattatcaaaataaatatttttaaaaaaagtttgTTAAGTTTTTTCGAAAATCAAAATATTCATAAATTGTTGTTATATGACTCGTTTTTTAAAAACTAAATTTAGTTTTTTGGAAAATGCACCCTATAGAAATGGGTCAAACAAATAATGGCCTGACCCATAAATTTTAAAGTACATATGCATATAAGAGATATCACTTCACCATTTCTTTTTTCATTGTAACATGTAGTAGAAGAAAAAATCACATCCTTTGTTCGAGGCTACAAGTATATAGCATAAACACTTTGCATTGCCTTCTTAATTCTTATGTACTAGTGTTTGTGTATCCCCTTTGTTTTACTTTTATTGTCGGTGACTTGGTGATGAAATATTTTGTGTGATTGTTATTGTGGCAATTTCTTTTTGTTGATGTTGTGATCAGTAGCGTTTACGTTACTTGTATATCACTTATAGCCATTGCCCTAGATGCATGCATCACATTAACCACACACCAAATATCCTCATAGCAAACTATTGTAAGGGCCTCGAGTGTATATGTCCTTGACTTCCTCAGGATTCAAATTCCATGATTTATGCCCTGTACTCATGAAGATACCTTTTATTAGTTCTGATTGTGAGAAATAAAGTGATCTTTTTATGCACATATCATAATTAATAGGCTTCATGTAAAGTTTTAAATTTCCTTTGAGACCTTGCGGTATGAGCTCTAAAATTTACCTGATTGCAGATATGGATGCATGCTGATCAAAACCGTACAGGCTTTCTTGGTCGTGCAGAATTTTACAATGCTCTTAAACTGGTAACTGTGGCTCAGAGTAAGCGCGACCTAACACCAGATATTGTGAAGGCCGCATTATTTGGTCCCGCTTCAGCTAAAATCCCTGCTCCACAAATTAACCTCGCAGCTCTATCTGCACCTCAAACAAATTCAAGACCTCCTGCACCTGCACCTCAGATTAGTTCAAGGCCCCTTTATGCTGCACCTCAAGTTAATGCTAGGGGCCCTTCTCCAGCCCCTTATGTCAACCAAATGTCCCCCTCTATACCCCCGGCACAAAATTTTGGCTTCAGAGGACAAGTACCATCAAATTCAGGCATGAATCAGCAGTACTTTCCCTCCCAAGCCAATCAGCCAATGAGGCCACCGGCTCCTATGCCATCTGGTACTGCTCCAAGCCCGCTGCAAGGTGTAGCAGGTCCTAATTATCCTGGTGGTGGTGGTATAACTGCTTCTCCTGTCTCAACAAATCTTTCGAGTGATTGGCTCGGTAGTCAAACTGGTGTGTCTCTTACTGGACCAGCATCGTCTCAAGTAATGAGCAGAGGTATTAGGCCGTCTATTCCTTCATATGGACAAAAATTGCCTGATCCAGTTTCAACTCCTAAAACACCGGCTAGTCCAGGAAATGGTTTTGCTTCCAACTCAATGTTTGGAGGTGATATGTTTTCTGCCAACCAGTCAGCTCCAAAGCAAGCTTCTTCGGCGCCGACATACGCTGCTAGTACTGCGACTTCCTCTGCAGCCATTGCTGCTGTAACATCTGGGACACAACCTTCAACTAAGCTTGATCCACTTGAGTCTTTGAATGCTTTTACAAGACAGTCTGCAGGAGGTATGTCTACAAGTCAACCTGGGTCAAAATCTAACCAGCAGCTCCCTACTCAGAATAATAGCACACTTGGTTCGTCCGCAATGCCAGTAGACACAGGCAATTCTGCTTCCACCCAGCCCCAATCTTCTTGGCCGAAAATGACCCGTGCTGGTATACAAAGATATCATAAAGTCTTTGTGGAAGTAGACACTGATAGAGATGGGAGAATCACTGGTGAACAAGCACGCAACCTATTCCTGAGTTGGAGATTGCCAAGAGGTACTTTATGTTCCTATAAATTTCAGAGGTTCCTCAGAATGCCAATAAATCCCATTTTTTAATATGATTCTGTACTATACTAAATATAAAGGAGTGTGAACCCCAAATAATTCTATTATTTTCCAGGTTAAGTACACGTTTACGTTTTTTTGGTCAGCCTACACTTTCTTTATAAATCCCACAGAATTGTTTAGCTGTTTAATGTTAATTTGACTGTGCATATAGAATCATTAGCTGTTCATGGTTTTTGTCTCCCTCAACAAGATT is a genomic window containing:
- the LOC141713489 gene encoding HMG1/2-like protein; its protein translation is MKGGRSKAGSKDERLSVKQSKGKKVKDPNKPKRAPSAFFVFMEGFRKQFKEENPNVKGVAAMGKAGGDRWRSMSDDEKAPFVRTAEQRKKEYEKKMRAYESKQSGGNEEEESDKSKSEVNDEEDEEGSEEEEDDD